TcctccctctgggcctcagtttctccatctatgGAATGATGGGGGTTGGACTGGCTGATCTTTGAGGTCTCTCACAGCTCTCTGAGTCTGAGTCAAGAGGTGTGGCACTTATAGCTGATAGGGCAGATCTGTGGCCTGGGAATGCCTTGGGTTTGGCCCCGACTTGCAGCCAGGGAGCATGGGGGTGGAGAAAGTTCTGGCAatgagatggaagggaaaattgCAAGAGATTGAGGGCTGTGAAACTGGGGAGGATGGGGCAGTTGTAGGTGGATGAGAAAGGAGGAGAGAAGCCTGGTGGGCCTCCTCAGTGGGCCCCTGTGCCCAGGCCAGCCCTCTGCCCCCAAGCCCAGGGTGGGTGCGTGAGAGTGttggcagggggcggggggcaggccaGCCCTGGGGCCTTCACGGCCGAGGCCAGAACTTGAGGAACTGATGTTGCTGGAGGTTTTGCTGTCTCAGCAAATATTTGGAGAGATCCagttattttagaaaaatgtatttgCAGCTGGGGTGGTGTGTTTGGACGGTTGGCTGCTCTCTTTTCCATGACTGCTCCCTTACGTTCCTCCCCTTCAGGAATTGAGGATTGTTCTCCCCTCCGTGACCTCACCAGGGCCGCACACACCCGCGGTCTCCTCCGAGACTCGAGACTCGCTCGTGGGCAGGTCCCCCACTCCCCAGGGGCACGCGCCCTGGAGGTGTCCCTTCCCCGCAGGTTTGCCGCACACAACTGTAGCTGCGCCCATAAGTACTCAACGCCCTTGCTGTGAGTCCCGCAGAGGGAAACCCCTCCCCAGTCCAGGCCCTTGCCCAGGTGGGAAGTGTGAGGTGGTGCCAGCACAGGCTTCGTGCCCAGGCCGGCTCCATTTTCAACTCGGCTCTCTTGGGAAAAATAGATGGCATTGCATTTTTGGGTGAGGGTCTCAGgccttccctccccagccccatgGCCTGGAGCTATGGCAGGACTTGAGAAGTCAGGGCTTTGGACATGCATCAAGGCACCTAGGGACAGGGActcctggcctcctgccccaccACGGGTGTCCGCGCCATGGAGGGCCGTTACTGCTATGTTGGCCAGTAGGGGGGTCAGGGGTGGTCCTGGCTCTCGCGCATCCAGCAAAGGGCGCAAGCCTTAATGCGGGACGCTTGGCTTgtccatttcttttccctctccaaCCCAAAGAAGGCGATGGGCCCGGCTGTCTCTAAGACTAATGAAACCCCATCTTCCCACCTGAGACTGGAAGGCGCGTGCGCGTGCGCGTAGCGGAGTGTCTCTCCATGCCCAGCCCCCAGCTTTGCATTACCTAGGaccgccccctgcccccagccacaGGACTGCAACCCTGTCAGAACTCCGCAAAACCTGATCCCCACCTAAACCCAGGATGCTGTGGCCTCAGAGGCCAGGGAGAGGCGTCTCTCCAAAGCCCAGGCCCGGGAGGCCGAGGGGACCGACAAAGCATCAGTGGCTCTAGTTCCAGGTTGAGCTGAGGCAGGTGAGCAGCCCGGGGGCAGGTGTTGTCAAGGGGCAGGAAGGTTCCCAGCCAGAGGTTACTGGGACAGCTGGGGGCTTTCCAAGCCTTGGCTCAGACTGGTGTCTCTGGGTCACTGCTGGCCACACAGGCCTGGGCCTGTCCCATGGGCTCAGGGAGGGTATTTGCAAGTCGGACGTCCTCTCCTCCCCGCCTCCACCTGCGTCTGCCCCTTGGGCCTGGTCTTTGGGATTGCCTCAGAGTCTTGCTCCAGAGACCTGGTGACTCTGAGCATCTCTGAGAAAGGAAgccaggggagggaggagaggagggagataGGGGTGGCCAGGTGGGGCACAGGGGATTGCAAAATGAGAACACACTCATGTGCCAATTACAAAagattctttccattcttttaaagCTATTGTTTCCTCAAGGGAAAACTTTTATTCAATTCTTCTTAATGAATTGAAAGCAGAACACGATGGGAGCTTTTCTGTCCCcacaacaaagggaaaaacaCCAACGAAACTCATTGGCCTTTGGCTGCCAGCACCGTAATCCACCCCCTCCCCTGACCTTTCTCCCTGCCCTCTCTTCCCAGCCAGCAGCGCTGAGACCTGAGAAGCCCTGGCTGGGGAACATGGCTTGGGCCAGGCTGAGGCAGCTGGCCTGGGCTGGGGCTGTGGTTTCTTGTTGGCTCTGATGACAGTAGAAAAGGAGAGATGGAGCGAGGACCAGGCAAAGTTAGTTTGACCCACTACGGTCCCCTTTCCTCACCAAGCCAAGAAGTCTCTCTACCACCTCTGGTTTGGGGACAAAGCCTTGTCTTCTGGAAGACTTTGCCTCAGCGTTTGGACTCTCTCAGAGGGCGCCTCTCTAGGTCAGAAGACAGTATATGCAGAGAACTCCCCGGCGCACCTCTGCTACCCGAGCTCTCACCAACCCCTTCGCCTCCACTCGGGGAGGTGTGACTTGTTTCCTgactttcacttttttctttgggAGACTACAGCCTCGGATTTGGGGAGTTGCTGGTCCTGGTGCTAGCTCATCAGCCAGGTCTCTTCTCGACCTTGGTTGAGGTAGCCAGGGCTGGGGTTAGGCTGTCTTCTGAGGTATGGGCTTTCACTCTGAAATAAACCGTAACAGCAAGAACTGCCTTTCCCTTAGCAGCTTTTGGGTCCCGCGTCATCACACCTGCTCCCCGTCCCTCCGCCTCGGAGACCCTGAGAGAGGTCCCTTTCGTGCTGGTAGAGGAGCCTCCTACGGGGAGAAGGTGGTGGTGGTCTCGGCCTCCACACTCATGGAGGAGCGCCGGGCGTGCCGGCAGGAGGACCACTGCCGAAGCTGCTCCTGGCTGAGGCACCCCAAGTCCTTGAAGAGCTTGAAGAGGTCGTTGCGGAACTTGACGCCTATGAAGGCGTACAGGAACGGGTTGACGCAGCAGCGCACGCAGGCCAGGCTGTAGGTGACATCGTAGGCGATGTTGAGCTGCTTGCTGAGCTCACAGCTGCTGTTGGTGATGTTGAAGTTGGCCACGGTCTGGGCCAGGACCACCCCATTGTAGGGCAGCTGGAAGACGACGAAGACCACGACCACGGCGATGATGACCTTGATGGCCTTGTTCCGCTCAAAGTTGCGGGCCTGGAGCAGGGTGCGGATGATGACGAGGTAGCAGAAGCTCATGGCCACGAGCGGGATCAGGAAACCCACCACCATCTGGGCCACCTGGATGGTGATCAGCGCCTCCACGTGCTCGGTGATGAGAGAGCACCGCGACACCTGCTCGCTGCTGCTCTTCTGGATGCCGCTGTACAGCAGCTCTGGGATGGAGAGCACCACGGCCAGCATCCAGATGCCCAGGCAGGAGAGCTTGCTGACGAGGAGGACACGGGCACGGTGGCGGTGGGCTGAGACGGCCTGCACGATGGCGACGTAGCGGTCGATGCTGATGCACAGCAGTAGGAGCATGCCGCTGAAGAAGCTTATCTTGTACACGCCAAAGATGAACTTGCAAAAGTGGACCCCAAAGTCCCAGGACTTGGCCGCGCTGTATGCCCAGAAGGGAAGGGTCAGGAGGAAGAGGATGTCTGCCACGGCCAGGTTGAGCAGGTAGGTGTCTGTCATGGTCTTGAGCCTCTTGAAGTAGACATAGGTCAAGACCACCAGCGCGTTGCCCAGCAGGCCCACCAAGCAAATGACTGCATACATGATTGGCAGGAACAAGGCCTTAAAGTTCCGCACGTCCTTCTTGAAGCACACAGTCTCGAACCCCGTGTAGTCCACCGTGGTGTTTTCTCCCAAGTAATCGTCTGTTGCCTCATCTTGGCACAGACACACCTGCAGAGGAGGGAGTAAGGCAGCGAGCCGGTTTAGCTAGGGGGGtctaaatggggggggggggggaggacctAGAGCTGTTTCCTAAGGGTGggccctggaccagcagcatcagcctcacctgggagcctgttagaaatgcaaattctcagactcCACCTGAGACCCACTAAGCGTCTGGGGGTGCGGAGGGGCCCAGGAATTGAGGTCTTTCTACACTCTCCAGGTGATTTTTTCCTACAAAATCAGGGCTTGTCCAATTTTAATAGGCACAGAAAAAATTACAGGGGGAGGGAGTCTTGTCAAATGCATGTTCTGATTCAGTAGGCTGGGGTAGGGCCGAGATCCTGCATTTCTAGTAAGTAGCAAGGGTCTGATTTAGTCACCTCTGAGAGATTCACCCTTGCACTGGCTGGTGGTGGACTGGAAACAGCTTGGGCAATGTGAGCTCAAGGGCACAGGTACGAACCCGGGGACTGGCACATCGTAGGGGCTGGGTCAGTGCGAGGACCCTCATCTTTCCTTCTGCAGAGGCCTGCACCATTTCATCTCCATGGAGGCTGTTTTTACCTGCTGGAACTCCAACAGAGTGGGAATGGATGTCTTTCTCCTTGGGCCCCTTTAGAACCTGGTGGAAAGGACTTTTGAAAAAAATCCGTCTTGGGTTCTTGAGGTGAGAGAGGAGGGCAGAAGCTCTGGAGAAGAGGCCTCTGCAGCCTGGGTTTGGGGCTAGCTGCTGTGATAATGCTGGTGGGCGACTCGGAGTCGGGCGCAGGGGAGCGCACGGGAAGCGCCCTGAGCCCCAAGGCTTTGGGGTGGACGGatggtgggggctgggggctgagggcTAAGGCCTCTGACTTCCCTGCCTGGGCAGCTGTGCCCTTGAAGGAAACACACTCTCCGCTCCCACTCTCCTCTGCGCGCCCACCCCCTGCcgcctctcctctcttttcaTCGGGTCTCCTACGGCAGGGCCCAGCTGCTCGGAGCTTTTTTTAGCCTGTCTGCAGGGTAGGGTGAAGGTTCAGGCGGCCCGCTGTGATTTTATCAATGAGGGAGGGCACACAGCTGCCTGAGCCTCTGTGtgcagggaggaagaggagaggaggggaaggcaggagtGGGGGCGAAGATGGCTGGTGCAGGGAACTGGGGGGGCAGACCCTCCACAGGGAGCTCAGCTTTCCTCCTTGGGGAGCTGGGCTCCTCGCACTCCACCTGGACGGCTAACCACAAAAGTGAGAGCCGGAGGACTGCAGGGGTAGGAATGGGAGCTTAAGAAAGTGCGTGCTTGCCCAGGGCTGTAGAGCTAGGCTTTCCACTTCCCTGCATCCTGTCattgtctttctctgtctctcacttCCAAGCTCTGCGGTCACCACTGTCCTGCTTGGGGACAGGGAGAGGACGAAATGGTATCTGGGAGCCTTTTCTTTGGACACTGCTACTTTGAGAAGACAAGTCAGTGGCACCCCCTTTCTCAGTGTCTGGGCATGGTGGCAGCCTGGAAGAAGCTGGTGACCCTCACCTGTCCCACTCACGGTAAGGCCTTAGGTCTGGGGTCCTTGGACACGGGGTGCTGGGTCTTCCTGGGGGCAGTGTACCCAGTCTCTGTGAAGTGTGCACCCCATCACCCAGGCgtgctttctctcttcctcctcctcccccttttcctccactccccctcctcctccctcttctccaCTCACTTtccaacccctccccccccccaccggccAGCAGCCCTGTTGCCTCTGCAGCCCACAGCCCCACCACATCCTGCCTGATCTGAGCCACCACCCCTCCCGGGGGAAAGAGAAGAACAAGCCGCAGCTGTCCCTCATCCCCTTCCCAACCTTCCAGCCTCTACCTTCAGCAGTACAGCCCCTCTGGAGTCTTAGGGCCccgggagggaaggagggagggtgtGGTGATGGGGGAAGGGGGCCAGGCTGTGGGCTGCAGCCCAAGCTCCGGGGGGCCTCTGGGCTGGGGTTTCAGGAACGGTGCCCAGCTCAGGGCCTGCTTCTGGCCAGAGCTCCTGGCAAGCTGCCCCTCTGGCCGCCAGGCCTGGGGAAGAGCCAGGTGCTGAAGCACTGACTTCCATCCAGGCTGCTTCAgctgtcccctccccctccaaGACAGCTATCACCCCCCATCAAATGGGCCAAGAGGACCCCACAAGTTACAGTTTCTTCTAACTCTGCCACTTGGTGGGGGGCAGATTTTCTGTCTCCACTTCCGCGATCAAGAAGCAGAGCCTTGTAAGCTGGAAGCTTTTGTGGCCTACATTCCTGAAGAATTTGGGCCCCCCATGAAGTATGTGCACCCTCCAGGGTTCCTGGGTCCccatccttctctctccctcagtGGGGCTCAGCTGCGTCTCTGCAGCTGGAACTGGGTCTGCAAAGGGTAGGTGGACAAGCTTGGGGTGATAGGCTAGAAACCAGGCCACCAGATCAAGAGTTCTTTTCTTTGCTCCCATGAGATGTTTTACACAGGAGTGTGTACATATGTGCAAAGGCCCTCACagcctttgctttttttttttttttttttttttttgcagctccTCTCCTTCTGAGAACTCAGGCAGAACCCACTTTTCTGATTTCTGGGTGGGAAATACTGGAGATGAGGTGGGGAAGATGGtggtaattgattttcttccctGTTTTAATTTAAACGGAGTAAAGGGAGTGCAGAGAACATCTGTGGCTCTCCGGGGTCACTCAGCAGATGGAGGGGGCAGCCATCAGCTTAATGACTGGCGGGTGGGTTTGTGTCGGGCTCTTCTATTTCCCTCTAGCAAATGCCCACCCCTGCACCAGAATCCCTGGCTTGGGAGGGGGTGGGTTTGGGGTGGGGGTTGTGGAGGAGGGAACAGAGCTTCCCTTGGCGGGAAACCTCACCTGGAAAACGACAAGGAGAGCCGCCACCAGCACGCTTTTCTTTGGTTTCCCTGCAGGAGACAAGGCAAGAAAGTTATTGCTTGGCAGAAACAACCCTTTGTTAttaaagaaaggggcagagaggggGAAGACGCTGTTGGGAATTTTCGTCACAAGCTCCAGGCACTGTTTGCCGAAACAGAACATCAGAACCAGATTGTGCCTTTGAACACCTGGCCGGCTGCCCGGCGGCTCGCCCTCACCTCCTTCCCTTCGTCCTCCACTCCGCGGGTCCCGGAGAGGAGAGGATCAGGAGGCaggggccccgccccctcccggccCTTCCAGGCCTCTTCTGGAGCTGGAAATTCCTCCCTTCAAGGCTGAGCTTGCAACGACCACCCTGTGCGCCGGGTCTCAGTGTCCCCTCCCTCCCGCTCCGTGTTACGGTGGAAGGGCAGCCTTGAGATGGCGGGCGGAAGGGCAGCCTTGAGATGGCGGGCGTGAGCGTGTCCTTGGAGCCGGAGCCGTCGGCCTGGGGAGCATTTTCCCTGGGTTCAGTGGAGTGGGCAGCCTGGCCGAAGCCCTCAGTGTCTCCTGAGGGAGGCTGGCTGAGGAAAAAGGGTGATTCCATGGGGCTGGGTGGAGGAGCACGTTTCCATACAGGCCTCCCAACCGAGGGGAGAGGGCTTTGGGACCCGCCCGCTCCTGGCACACGTTCATTCAGCCGACATTCACTGAGGCCTGCCCGTTTAGTTCCCCTGTCCCAGCTCTCAGCCTGCTGTGGGGGCCGGGACCCCAGCCTTTTCCTAGGTGCCCAGCAGTGTGTGCTGATGAAGGAACAGAAGGATGCATGGAAGCTTCCGAGAGAGCATCATCAAGATGGCCTGGGCCTGCTATACGGCAGAGACTGTTCCTGGGGTCACCccacagttttcttttctcttcattccCGCTGGAGGTGCATGTATATGCTCTCCCTCCTTTAACTTGTTTTCTAATCCCAGGCCTTGGGagatgggtggggaggggagcgcGGTCAGCTCTGCGAAGGCACCCTGCCCGGCCCTGGGTAGGTTATGGAAATCAGGAGGGTCCCGCTGGGCCTGACACCAGACTGAACCCCCAGGTTAGCTCAGGGCCCGGATGTGCTGAGGACAGACAGCTGAGCTCAGTTCTGCTTTGCGGCTCAGCCTGGGGCCAGACCTGGAGCTTGTTTTCCCCTGAGGGCTGAGTGAGGAGGACAGCCTGTAGAAGTCTCGTCTCACCTAACAGTCTCGGAGCACCCCAAGGCCAGGAGCTGGGCCTTCTTCATCCCCGTACCCCGCTCCCCCAACCCCGTCCTCAGTTCCCAGCCAGGGCCTGGCCCACAGGAGAGGCATAACCCTGATAGCACAAACGAATGCCAAGGCAGGATGTGCAGGCCCGCACAGCTCTGGTCTCAGCGGGGACAGGGAACTGCCTGCCACCCTGCCTCCAGAATCTTTTGGAGGCCGGGGTCCTGCTTCCCAAGAGGAAGCGGCCGGTCCCAGTGATGCCGTGTCCTTGGCCACAGCGCCACCTGCTGGGAGGACCATGGCATGACACCCAGCTTGCCGTGCTCAACAGTGGCTGTGCCTCAGGTGGAGGAATTCTGGGCTGGGGATTCCTGGAAAAACCAGGAAGGGCCTGAAGCCACAGGaatgaataggcatttctcccaCCTCAAGCAAGTTTTCCGGCGCTTGGCTGCTAGATGCTCTTCCTAAAGCAAAGCTCTGGTGCCAACTCCCCACTGCCCCCTCCACCTAAATCTTGAGAGGCTCCACCCAGCCCTAAGGAGGAAGTCTATCAAGTTCTCCGTCTACTGGCCTTCCTAGCTGCCTCTTTCATTGCTGGGACAGACACCTGCTGTCCCACTGTCACCAGCTTGCGCTTGAGGAGCCGCAGTCCTGGGCTGGGAATGGAGTCTCGCGCAGCACCTCGGCTCCCTCGGCCGTGCCCCCTTCCTCCCTGAGCACCCTGAGCCCAAGCCCATGCTCCACCCTTAACCGCTCTCTCTTCAAGTCCAAAGCACCGCCCATGCTCAACTGACTCTTCTTGCTGCTAAGCGCTGGAGGTTTCTTTAAACATGTAAATATCTTTCGGTTACTCCAGAGAAAGCCCACTCTGACTGTCAGTGAGAACTGAGAAACCTCAAAGTTTTGATCCGTCCCAACGGTGAAACACGATGAAACACGAGAACAAGAACCGTGTCTCTGTTTCACTCCATCAGCCCCTGCTCTTGGGCCCCACCGCATTCCTTTTGCCCCTGGGGATGGGAGCGGGAGAACTGGTGTGCGTGTATGCGTGGGCAGGGGTCCTGTAGGACCAGAACAGGCCATTTTCAGGAAAGGACCAAACCGGGGAATTTAGGGGAAACTCTGGCATGCGGCAGAGGGGCCTGGTCAGTGGCCATGAGTCAGATCATCCCTGTCAGTTAGAAAGTCATAAAGTAACTGCTCTTGGGCAGCAGTCTGGGGAGGACTAGTGAGGTTGGGAATCTCGTGGCTTAAGGAGCGGTTGACCAGGGTGTTGGGTATTTTCTCAGTTCTTGAGTTTCTAGTAACGATCGATGGATTTGTAATGAAAGGAAAATCCCCCAGAATGCCAGCCTGAGTCCCGGGCAAGTCAAGACTTCTGCCTTCTGGGGAGGAGGGGGTTGCTGGCTCACTGCTCCCCCAATCCCTGAATTCCATTTCCCCTCATTTTCCAGGTCCTCCTGGCACTCAGGGAGTCTTGTGACTGCCCATCAGCCAGCCCCAGAGGCTCACCCCAAGTTTTTCCCCCTTGGGACTACCTCCCTGCCAGCCCACCTTACTCTTTTTGGGGGGTGGGCcaggaagcagaggaaagaagaagCTGGGAAGCAGTAAGGAATCTGGAGGGAAGGTGAGAGGCctggaggtgggagtgggggcCTTTTCGGACAAGAGCCAGGGAGAGGTGAGAGCTGGTCGACTCTTCCAGTCACGGTGACATCAGCTGCTTTATGCAATGACAAATGATACAATTCACGTTTACTGAGCTCTCACTGTGCACCAAACCATTTACATGTACCATCTCGTTTCGTCTCACCAAAAAGCCCTATGAAGTAGGAACTACTACTATCCGCTTTTACCAGAAAGATTAAGTCACTTTCTCAGTCGCAGTGGCTAGTAGTGGAGCCAG
This genomic stretch from Dasypus novemcinctus isolate mDasNov1 chromosome 21, mDasNov1.1.hap2, whole genome shotgun sequence harbors:
- the CCR7 gene encoding C-C chemokine receptor type 7 isoform X2, whose amino-acid sequence is MDLGKPKKSVLVAALLVVFQVCLCQDEATDDYLGENTTVDYTGFETVCFKKDVRNFKALFLPIMYAVICLVGLLGNALVVLTYVYFKRLKTMTDTYLLNLAVADILFLLTLPFWAYSAAKSWDFGVHFCKFIFGVYKISFFSGMLLLLCISIDRYVAIVQAVSAHRHRARVLLVSKLSCLGIWMLAVVLSIPELLYSGIQKSSSEQVSRCSLITEHVEALITIQVAQMVVGFLIPLVAMSFCYLVIIRTLLQARNFERNKAIKVIIAVVVVFVVFQLPYNGVVLAQTVANFNITNSSCELSKQLNIAYDVTYSLACVRCCVNPFLYAFIGVKFRNDLFKLFKDLGCLSQEQLRQWSSCRHARRSSMSVEAETTTTFSP
- the CCR7 gene encoding C-C chemokine receptor type 7 isoform X1 — protein: MFCFGKQCLELVTKIPNSVFPLSAPFFNNKGLFLPSNNFLALSPAGKPKKSVLVAALLVVFQVCLCQDEATDDYLGENTTVDYTGFETVCFKKDVRNFKALFLPIMYAVICLVGLLGNALVVLTYVYFKRLKTMTDTYLLNLAVADILFLLTLPFWAYSAAKSWDFGVHFCKFIFGVYKISFFSGMLLLLCISIDRYVAIVQAVSAHRHRARVLLVSKLSCLGIWMLAVVLSIPELLYSGIQKSSSEQVSRCSLITEHVEALITIQVAQMVVGFLIPLVAMSFCYLVIIRTLLQARNFERNKAIKVIIAVVVVFVVFQLPYNGVVLAQTVANFNITNSSCELSKQLNIAYDVTYSLACVRCCVNPFLYAFIGVKFRNDLFKLFKDLGCLSQEQLRQWSSCRHARRSSMSVEAETTTTFSP